In one window of Eggerthella guodeyinii DNA:
- the pdxT gene encoding pyridoxal 5'-phosphate synthase glutaminase subunit PdxT, which produces MVTKRIGVLALQGAFREHRRMLDGLGADTRLVRWPDELDGLDGLVIPGGESTAIAKLLAIHGLYGPLRAAHADGMAVFGTCAGAILMARDIEGARPDQEPLALMDVRIRRNAYGRQIDSFETTVPWAGVEGGPVKGVFIRAPRFADWGPGVEVLSTAEDGEPLAVREGRALAVAFHPELTDDDRVHAFFLERVVGS; this is translated from the coding sequence ATGGTGACGAAGCGCATCGGCGTCCTGGCCCTCCAGGGCGCTTTCCGGGAGCACCGGCGAATGCTCGACGGGCTGGGGGCCGACACGCGCCTCGTGCGCTGGCCCGACGAACTCGACGGGCTCGACGGGCTCGTGATCCCGGGCGGCGAGTCCACGGCTATCGCGAAGCTGCTGGCCATCCACGGCCTGTACGGGCCGCTGCGCGCCGCGCATGCGGACGGCATGGCCGTGTTCGGCACGTGCGCCGGTGCCATCCTCATGGCGCGCGACATCGAGGGCGCGCGCCCCGACCAGGAGCCGCTCGCCCTCATGGACGTGCGCATCCGCCGCAACGCCTACGGGCGGCAGATCGACTCGTTCGAGACGACGGTGCCGTGGGCGGGCGTCGAGGGCGGGCCGGTGAAGGGCGTGTTCATCCGCGCCCCGCGCTTCGCCGACTGGGGGCCGGGCGTGGAGGTGCTCAGCACGGCCGAGGACGGCGAGCCCCTGGCCGTGCGCGAGGGCCGCGCGCTGGCCGTCGCGTTCCATCCGGAACTCACCGACGACGACCGCGTGCACGCGTTTTTCCTCGAGCGCGTCGTGGGGTCGTGA
- the murA gene encoding UDP-N-acetylglucosamine 1-carboxyvinyltransferase has product MAEEIIIVQGNNTLAGDVAVAGAKNSALKLIAAALLGQGETVIHNVPLISDISIMSDVLRCLGARVERDGHTLTVDTSAVDKHETPYELVSKMRASISVLGPLVGRFGRARVAMPGGCQIGARKIDMHLVGLEAIGVEFSIDHGFLEATTPNGLHGSHVVLDFPSVGATENLLMAAVAAEGSTVIENAAREPEIVDLANMLASMGARVTGAGSDIIEVEGVPLASMHPCEHTTVGDRIEAGTFLAGGALTGGPVTVHGIDPSYLRVALMKFRAMGCDVETGDDWITVGRTRPLEPIDLQTLPHPGFPTDLQAQFMLLAAFADGMSVITENVFENRFMFASELMRMGADIAIEDHHALVRGVKELQGADVSSTDLRAGAALVLAGIVGEGETRVHNIGHIDRGYEDYVGKLRALGADVVRANAEQARSSL; this is encoded by the coding sequence ATGGCTGAAGAGATCATCATCGTACAAGGCAACAACACGCTCGCCGGCGACGTCGCCGTGGCGGGCGCGAAGAACTCGGCGCTCAAGCTGATCGCCGCCGCCCTGCTGGGGCAGGGCGAAACCGTCATCCACAACGTCCCGCTCATCTCGGACATCAGCATCATGTCCGACGTGCTGCGCTGCCTGGGCGCGCGGGTGGAGCGCGACGGCCACACACTGACGGTGGACACCTCCGCCGTCGACAAGCACGAGACGCCCTACGAGCTGGTGTCGAAGATGCGCGCGAGCATCTCGGTGCTCGGCCCGCTCGTCGGCCGCTTCGGACGCGCCCGCGTGGCCATGCCGGGCGGCTGCCAGATCGGCGCGCGCAAGATCGACATGCACCTCGTGGGCCTCGAGGCCATCGGCGTGGAGTTCTCCATCGACCACGGCTTCCTCGAGGCCACCACGCCGAACGGCCTGCACGGCTCGCACGTCGTGCTCGACTTCCCCAGCGTGGGCGCGACGGAGAACCTGCTCATGGCCGCCGTGGCGGCCGAGGGCTCCACGGTCATCGAGAACGCCGCGCGCGAGCCCGAGATCGTGGACCTCGCGAACATGCTCGCGTCCATGGGCGCGCGCGTGACGGGTGCCGGCTCGGACATCATCGAGGTGGAGGGCGTGCCGCTCGCCTCGATGCACCCCTGCGAGCACACCACGGTGGGCGACCGCATCGAGGCCGGCACCTTCCTGGCCGGCGGCGCGCTGACGGGCGGCCCCGTGACCGTGCACGGCATCGACCCGTCGTATCTGCGCGTGGCGCTCATGAAGTTCCGCGCCATGGGCTGCGACGTGGAGACGGGCGACGACTGGATCACCGTGGGCCGCACGCGCCCGCTCGAGCCCATCGACCTCCAGACGCTGCCGCACCCCGGGTTCCCCACCGACCTGCAGGCGCAGTTCATGCTGCTGGCCGCGTTCGCCGACGGCATGTCCGTCATCACGGAGAACGTGTTCGAGAACCGCTTCATGTTCGCCAGCGAGCTCATGCGCATGGGCGCCGACATCGCCATCGAGGACCATCACGCCCTCGTGCGCGGCGTGAAGGAGCTGCAGGGCGCCGACGTGTCGTCCACCGACCTGCGCGCCGGCGCGGCCCTCGTGCTGGCCGGCATCGTGGGGGAGGGCGAGACGCGCGTCCACAACATCGGCCATATCGACCGCGGCTACGAGGACTACGTGGGCAAGCTGCGCGCCCTCGGCGCCGACGTGGTGCGCGCGAACGCCGAGCAAGCCCGGTCGTCGCTGTAG
- a CDS encoding NifU family protein, protein MVDKNDVAAVLELIRPSLQADGGDVRLVDVSEDGVVSVELQGACKGCPMSQMTLANGVERILKERVPGVTKVVPADL, encoded by the coding sequence ATGGTAGATAAGAACGATGTGGCGGCAGTGCTCGAGCTCATCCGCCCCAGCCTGCAGGCCGACGGCGGCGACGTGCGCCTCGTCGACGTGAGCGAGGACGGCGTGGTGTCGGTGGAGCTGCAGGGCGCCTGCAAGGGCTGCCCCATGTCCCAGATGACGCTGGCCAACGGCGTGGAGCGCATCCTCAAGGAGCGCGTCCCCGGCGTGACGAAGGTCGTCCCGGCCGACCTGTAA
- a CDS encoding LCP family protein yields the protein MVNKRKQGFTQARSKLTSHRMKSATVGTHVPRSSRHMNGESVGFSSPRKQKRAARGVVDTILPTTASGESSSQYARRVSRREFTQEIQRKARVRRILAIAVCLLVVVCIAAAVGVATFFGSLDAKLALKDSDASSALVAPKADATAFYTVVAADLDAPGSANAVDGPDAVALVRVDEASRTVTVVSIPPTLQVSLKDGKTHPLREAQTQEGDAALVSAVADFAGVDVAHYVKIDAESIVRLVDALGGIEVNVAEEVDDPNAGDAYLQPGTQTLDGAKALTFLRASNFTDGLESQAANQRAFLTALSLRLLGDGSLGFLTTLDNVGGAFQTDLSATAALSIADALRGMDASTVYGALVPGYETTRDDVTTYAASSDSWKSMMKLVEAGAEPVTEQATPQVDPGSFTITVRNGAEITGGAAQMADTLKGFGFDVTETGNMDTYAYNETLVVYNDDAFEAAAETVVASLGIGRTVAGSGFYTFDTDVLVVLGKDWKPTS from the coding sequence ATGGTCAACAAACGCAAGCAGGGCTTCACGCAGGCCCGCTCGAAACTCACGTCCCACCGCATGAAGTCGGCGACGGTCGGCACTCACGTGCCGCGCTCGTCGCGCCATATGAACGGCGAATCGGTGGGATTCTCCAGCCCTCGCAAGCAGAAGCGGGCGGCGCGCGGCGTCGTGGACACCATCCTGCCCACCACCGCGTCGGGCGAGAGCTCGTCGCAGTACGCCCGCCGCGTCAGCCGCCGCGAGTTCACCCAGGAGATACAGCGCAAGGCGCGCGTGCGCCGCATCCTCGCGATCGCGGTCTGCCTGCTCGTGGTGGTGTGCATCGCCGCCGCCGTGGGCGTGGCCACGTTCTTCGGGTCGCTCGACGCGAAGCTCGCGCTCAAGGACTCCGACGCCTCCTCGGCGCTCGTCGCGCCGAAGGCCGACGCGACGGCCTTCTACACGGTGGTGGCCGCCGACCTGGACGCGCCCGGATCGGCGAACGCCGTGGACGGCCCCGACGCCGTGGCGCTCGTGCGCGTCGACGAAGCGTCCCGCACGGTGACCGTCGTGTCGATCCCGCCCACGCTGCAGGTGTCTCTCAAGGACGGCAAGACGCATCCGCTGCGCGAGGCCCAGACGCAGGAGGGCGACGCCGCGCTCGTGTCGGCCGTGGCCGACTTCGCCGGCGTGGACGTGGCCCACTACGTGAAGATCGACGCCGAATCCATCGTGCGTCTCGTGGACGCCCTCGGCGGCATCGAGGTGAACGTGGCCGAGGAGGTGGACGACCCGAACGCCGGAGACGCCTACCTGCAGCCGGGCACGCAGACGCTCGACGGCGCGAAGGCGCTCACGTTCCTGCGCGCCAGCAACTTCACGGACGGCCTCGAGTCCCAGGCCGCGAACCAGCGCGCGTTCCTCACCGCGCTGTCGCTGCGCCTGTTGGGCGACGGGTCGCTCGGCTTCCTCACCACGCTCGACAACGTGGGCGGCGCCTTCCAGACCGACCTGTCGGCGACGGCCGCGCTGTCCATCGCCGATGCGCTGCGCGGCATGGACGCCTCCACGGTGTACGGCGCGCTCGTGCCCGGCTACGAGACCACGCGCGACGACGTGACCACGTACGCGGCGTCGTCCGACTCCTGGAAGAGCATGATGAAGCTCGTGGAAGCCGGCGCCGAACCCGTGACGGAGCAGGCGACGCCCCAGGTCGACCCGGGCAGCTTCACCATCACCGTGCGCAACGGCGCCGAGATCACGGGCGGCGCGGCCCAGATGGCGGACACGCTCAAGGGCTTCGGCTTCGACGTGACCGAGACGGGCAACATGGACACGTACGCCTACAACGAGACGCTCGTCGTGTACAACGACGACGCGTTCGAGGCGGCGGCGGAAACCGTGGTGGCGTCGCTCGGCATCGGCCGCACGGTGGCCGGATCGGGCTTCTACACGTTCGACACCGACGTGTTGGTGGTTCTCGGCAAGGATTGGAAGCCCACGTCCTAG
- the tsf gene encoding translation elongation factor Ts — MAAVTASMVKELREMTGAGMMECKKALVEADGNIDQAVDVLRTRGLAAVAKKAGRATNEGTVMAIVSDDATSGAVVELNCETDFVGMNDKFKAYAEKIAQAALASKPADLEALKAADAAGETVEAVVTDAIHTLGENIQLARFAVVEGGAVSSYIHGGGKIGVLVQFDVEGIDPASDGFKQFGRDVAMQVAAAAPVAATRESVDPAIVEHEKAIYMAQAAESGKPEAIQEKMATGRLEKFFKESTLTEQPFVKNPDQSVSEYAAEVAKNLGGEIKIVDFKRFVLGEEA; from the coding sequence GTGGCTGCTGTTACCGCTTCCATGGTCAAGGAACTCCGTGAGATGACCGGCGCTGGCATGATGGAGTGCAAGAAGGCGCTCGTCGAGGCCGACGGCAACATCGACCAGGCCGTCGACGTGCTGCGCACGCGCGGTCTCGCCGCCGTCGCCAAGAAGGCCGGCCGCGCCACCAACGAGGGCACCGTCATGGCCATCGTCTCCGACGACGCCACGTCCGGCGCCGTCGTCGAGCTCAACTGCGAGACCGACTTCGTGGGCATGAACGACAAGTTCAAGGCCTACGCCGAGAAGATCGCCCAGGCCGCCCTGGCCTCCAAGCCGGCCGACCTCGAGGCCCTCAAGGCCGCCGACGCCGCAGGCGAGACGGTCGAGGCCGTGGTGACCGACGCCATCCACACGCTGGGCGAGAACATCCAGCTCGCCCGCTTCGCGGTGGTGGAGGGCGGCGCCGTGTCGTCCTACATCCACGGCGGCGGCAAGATCGGCGTGCTCGTGCAGTTCGACGTCGAGGGCATCGACCCCGCGTCCGACGGCTTCAAGCAGTTCGGTCGCGACGTGGCCATGCAGGTCGCCGCTGCGGCTCCGGTCGCCGCGACGCGCGAGTCCGTCGACCCGGCCATCGTCGAGCACGAGAAGGCCATCTACATGGCGCAGGCCGCCGAGTCCGGCAAGCCCGAGGCCATCCAGGAGAAGATGGCCACCGGCCGTCTGGAGAAGTTCTTCAAGGAGAGCACGCTGACCGAGCAGCCCTTCGTGAAGAACCCGGACCAGTCCGTCAGCGAGTACGCGGCTGAGGTCGCCAAGAACCTCGGCGGCGAGATCAAGATCGTCGACTTCAAGCGCTTCGTGCTCGGCGAAGAGGCGTAA
- the pdxS gene encoding pyridoxal 5'-phosphate synthase lyase subunit PdxS, which yields MAEQAHGTLKVKTGFAEMMKGGVIMDVVNPEQAKIAEDAGAVAVMALERVPADIRAHGGVARMSDPTMIEGIVEAVSIPVMAKCRIGHFVEAQVLQSLGVDFIDESEVLTPADDEYHVNKWDFDVPFVCGARNLGEALRRIAEGAAMIRTKGEPGTGNVVEAVRHMRTVTTDIARIKGLRDEQLFTAAKDLQAPYELVKWVAEHGCLPVVNFSAGGIATPADAALMMQLGCDGVFVGSGIFKSGDPAKRARAIVEATTNYDDPDAIARVSRNLGEAMVGIEISDIPDNELMASRGW from the coding sequence ATGGCAGAGCAGGCGCACGGCACGCTGAAGGTGAAGACCGGGTTCGCGGAGATGATGAAGGGCGGCGTCATCATGGACGTCGTGAACCCCGAGCAGGCGAAGATCGCCGAGGACGCGGGCGCGGTGGCCGTCATGGCGCTCGAACGCGTCCCTGCCGACATCCGCGCGCACGGCGGCGTGGCCCGTATGAGCGACCCCACCATGATCGAGGGCATCGTGGAGGCCGTGTCCATCCCCGTCATGGCGAAGTGCCGCATCGGGCATTTCGTGGAGGCGCAGGTGCTGCAGAGCCTCGGCGTGGACTTCATCGACGAGAGCGAGGTGCTCACGCCGGCCGACGATGAGTACCACGTGAACAAGTGGGACTTCGACGTGCCGTTCGTGTGCGGCGCCCGCAACCTGGGCGAAGCCCTGCGCCGCATCGCCGAGGGCGCGGCCATGATCCGCACGAAGGGCGAGCCAGGCACGGGCAACGTGGTGGAGGCCGTGCGCCACATGCGCACCGTCACCACCGACATCGCCCGCATCAAGGGGCTGCGCGACGAGCAGCTGTTCACGGCCGCGAAGGACCTGCAGGCACCCTACGAGCTGGTGAAGTGGGTGGCCGAGCACGGATGCCTGCCCGTGGTGAACTTCTCCGCCGGCGGCATCGCCACGCCCGCCGACGCGGCGCTCATGATGCAGCTGGGCTGCGACGGCGTGTTCGTGGGCAGCGGCATCTTCAAGTCGGGCGACCCGGCGAAGCGCGCCCGCGCCATCGTGGAGGCCACCACGAACTACGACGACCCCGACGCCATCGCGCGCGTCTCGCGCAACCTGGGCGAGGCCATGGTGGGCATCGAGATCTCGGACATCCCCGACAACGAGCTCATGGCCTCCCGAGGCTGGTAA
- a CDS encoding FAD-dependent oxidoreductase, with protein MTGATALDTMGNASTGSNASPARRRYRQSTTITKGSIMDHLNGRQGGTLSRRTFLAGAGTVAGMAALAGIAGCAPSAPSGGKAEDGKPSGSYAFAKKQADVADGEQLSTDVLVVGGGGAGLCAALSAAENGAQVILAEKLSQLGGATMLSGGAIPVVGTRQQVEAGVQDSTFAMATDILRPTNYTVRPDLVHTVAENAKDLIEWTERMGVVWNLDERGRFGQTARRMHIAEGTGEGLVSKLIEHMGAQDAITQMLSFEIEGLVLDDSDAVAGAYGTHDGKACTITAKNVVLATSGFANNPDMIARYCPETAEAVKVVAMGATGEGIEWAEELGVELQCMGAYQGHAFRGVDSNTTAGHQALATNGAIIVNSNGERFVNEYGGYSDLSPHVLAQPGHIGYLCFTDAQAEKSKEFPERQAAGFVVTGATASELADALGIESAALERTFEAYRQGIEKGEDDFNRSRLPESFDGPYRAMKITGEIRHTQGGMPTDVAGHVVRPDESLIPGLYAAGGCTEGFSCRAGSVYSSGNGLIQALLFGMIAGRNAALEEKGSAQVAVWEAPSTVG; from the coding sequence ATGACCGGCGCGACGGCCCTCGATACCATGGGAAACGCCTCGACGGGATCGAACGCGAGCCCGGCGAGGCGAAGGTACCGGCAAAGCACCACGATTACTAAGGGGAGCATCATGGATCATCTCAATGGCAGGCAGGGCGGAACGCTCAGCCGACGCACGTTTCTCGCGGGAGCGGGAACGGTGGCGGGCATGGCGGCGCTCGCAGGCATCGCAGGCTGCGCCCCTTCGGCGCCCTCCGGGGGAAAGGCCGAAGACGGCAAACCGAGCGGTTCCTACGCGTTCGCGAAAAAGCAAGCGGACGTCGCCGACGGCGAGCAGCTTTCAACCGACGTGCTGGTCGTCGGGGGCGGCGGGGCGGGCCTGTGCGCCGCGTTGAGCGCCGCCGAGAACGGCGCCCAGGTCATACTGGCGGAAAAGCTCAGCCAGCTCGGAGGGGCGACGATGCTTTCAGGAGGGGCCATCCCCGTCGTGGGAACGAGGCAGCAGGTCGAGGCCGGGGTGCAGGACAGCACGTTCGCGATGGCCACCGACATCCTTCGACCCACGAACTACACGGTCCGTCCCGATCTCGTGCACACCGTAGCCGAGAACGCCAAGGACCTGATCGAATGGACGGAGCGGATGGGCGTCGTGTGGAACCTCGACGAACGAGGGCGCTTCGGGCAGACGGCTCGTCGCATGCACATCGCGGAAGGCACCGGCGAGGGGCTCGTATCCAAGCTCATCGAGCACATGGGAGCGCAGGACGCGATCACGCAGATGCTCTCCTTCGAAATCGAGGGCCTCGTGCTGGACGACTCCGACGCCGTTGCCGGCGCTTACGGAACGCACGACGGGAAAGCGTGCACGATCACCGCCAAGAACGTCGTGCTCGCCACCAGCGGGTTCGCCAACAATCCCGACATGATCGCGCGCTACTGCCCCGAAACCGCGGAAGCCGTCAAAGTTGTGGCAATGGGCGCGACGGGAGAAGGCATCGAGTGGGCGGAGGAGCTGGGCGTTGAGCTGCAGTGCATGGGCGCCTATCAGGGACACGCGTTTCGCGGGGTGGACAGCAACACGACCGCCGGCCATCAAGCGCTCGCGACCAACGGCGCGATCATCGTCAATTCCAACGGAGAGCGATTCGTGAACGAGTACGGGGGCTATTCCGACCTCTCCCCCCACGTCCTCGCCCAACCTGGACATATCGGATACCTCTGCTTCACGGACGCGCAGGCGGAGAAGAGCAAGGAGTTCCCCGAGCGGCAAGCGGCAGGTTTCGTGGTTACGGGGGCAACCGCATCCGAGCTTGCCGACGCGCTTGGAATCGAGTCGGCAGCCCTCGAGAGGACGTTCGAAGCGTACCGGCAGGGAATCGAGAAGGGCGAGGACGACTTCAATCGCTCGAGGCTTCCCGAAAGCTTCGACGGCCCCTATCGCGCGATGAAGATCACCGGCGAAATACGCCACACGCAGGGCGGCATGCCGACCGACGTCGCGGGTCACGTCGTGCGCCCCGACGAATCCCTGATACCGGGCCTGTACGCGGCAGGCGGCTGCACCGAAGGCTTCTCCTGTCGCGCGGGATCGGTGTACTCGAGCGGCAACGGCTTGATACAGGCGCTCCTCTTCGGCATGATCGCAGGCAGGAACGCCGCGCTCGAGGAAAAAGGGAGCGCGCAGGTTGCCGTCTGGGAAGCCCCGAGCACCGTCGGGTAG
- a CDS encoding UDP-N-acetylmuramoylalanyl-D-glutamate--2,6-diaminopimelate ligase, which translates to MSKGVTCPACGAVGLDVCRYESMMVVRADLALFTLRCPHCDATVSSMQPIPPQLREEVRFAALEVGAGMGLE; encoded by the coding sequence ATGAGCAAAGGCGTGACCTGTCCCGCATGCGGAGCGGTCGGTTTGGACGTGTGTCGCTACGAGTCCATGATGGTGGTGCGCGCCGATCTGGCGCTGTTCACGCTGCGTTGCCCGCACTGCGACGCCACCGTGTCCAGCATGCAGCCCATCCCGCCGCAGCTGCGCGAGGAGGTGCGGTTCGCCGCGCTCGAAGTGGGCGCCGGCATGGGTCTCGAATAA
- a CDS encoding helix-turn-helix domain-containing protein, with protein MPGWGSGVLLILGFLFAWMYVAKGFFKESYFSALGYLDGVLAYCFFLTVLVGLTVLASTVGKGFVRSFRGRWTVPAFGVAGSASLLLVQSFFGYLGGALSIVLCMVCLVTFAASFVVVFFSWVDEIRALAFSRSLNAVVVLVLAAMALAYVASPSNLNNSEYRTVLPIASLGLSGACYLAYIRTRRDFGGAPLEKDIDGADAGHADRKAWLVPLSLFVLAINLISYVEIFVPGYRVITSESPLTYVLPLILVLLLALAAVQSGETPFFKSRLFWHVCLGFLALMFLSFFMAVFVLAVQTNFCFDVMYLFRRMTKIMFFVIFMVIVYQEDLDPFPVFGVCYLVPLFVPSLIINAVRVFLSQYAPDALAFIGEYAVGYALLLGFCLILCLVLVCVMFVNGSVAKIVFSPSRQSPDRGAKRGEACDRVGERFGLTQREKEILFCVSLGYSMRKTSEVLYISPSTVHTHTATVYKKLDVHSRQEVIDLIDATA; from the coding sequence GTGCCCGGATGGGGTTCCGGCGTCCTCCTGATCCTCGGTTTCCTGTTCGCGTGGATGTACGTGGCCAAAGGGTTCTTCAAAGAATCGTACTTCAGCGCGTTGGGCTACCTCGACGGAGTTCTCGCGTATTGCTTTTTCCTTACGGTCCTCGTCGGCTTGACGGTGCTCGCGTCGACCGTCGGGAAGGGTTTCGTCCGCTCTTTTCGAGGGCGTTGGACGGTACCGGCGTTCGGCGTGGCCGGCTCGGCGAGCCTCCTCCTCGTGCAATCGTTTTTCGGGTATCTGGGAGGAGCGCTCTCGATCGTCCTGTGCATGGTCTGCCTGGTGACGTTCGCGGCAAGCTTCGTCGTCGTGTTCTTCTCGTGGGTGGACGAGATCCGCGCGTTGGCGTTCTCCCGCAGCTTGAACGCCGTCGTCGTGCTCGTGCTTGCGGCGATGGCGCTTGCCTACGTCGCGTCTCCCAGCAATCTCAACAACAGCGAGTACCGGACGGTGCTGCCCATCGCCAGTTTGGGATTGTCGGGCGCGTGCTACCTCGCCTACATCAGGACGAGGAGGGACTTCGGAGGCGCCCCTCTTGAAAAGGATATCGACGGGGCGGACGCGGGGCATGCCGACCGCAAGGCTTGGCTGGTTCCCTTGTCGCTGTTCGTTCTGGCCATCAACTTGATCTCGTACGTCGAGATTTTCGTTCCCGGGTATCGCGTGATAACGAGCGAATCGCCTTTGACGTACGTATTGCCGTTGATCTTGGTCCTGCTGCTCGCCCTCGCGGCCGTTCAATCGGGAGAGACGCCCTTCTTCAAAAGCAGGTTGTTCTGGCATGTCTGCCTCGGATTTCTGGCCCTCATGTTCCTGAGCTTCTTCATGGCGGTGTTCGTTTTGGCCGTGCAGACGAATTTCTGCTTCGACGTCATGTACCTCTTCCGCCGCATGACGAAGATCATGTTCTTCGTCATATTCATGGTCATCGTCTATCAGGAAGATCTGGACCCTTTCCCGGTTTTCGGCGTGTGCTACCTCGTCCCGCTGTTCGTCCCGTCCCTCATCATCAACGCCGTCCGGGTGTTTCTGTCGCAGTACGCCCCGGATGCGCTCGCCTTCATCGGCGAGTACGCCGTCGGCTACGCGCTGCTCCTCGGGTTCTGCCTGATCCTGTGCCTCGTGCTCGTGTGCGTCATGTTCGTCAACGGCAGCGTCGCCAAAATCGTGTTCTCGCCCAGTCGCCAAAGCCCCGATCGCGGGGCGAAGAGGGGCGAAGCGTGCGATCGCGTCGGGGAGCGCTTCGGCTTGACGCAGCGCGAGAAGGAGATACTGTTCTGCGTATCGCTCGGGTACAGCATGCGGAAAACGTCCGAGGTGCTGTACATCTCCCCGAGCACGGTTCATACCCATACGGCGACGGTGTATAAAAAGCTGGACGTTCATTCGCGCCAGGAAGTGATCGACCTCATCGACGCGACGGCGTGA